The region ACCGACGCGCTTTGCAAAATGGTTGTACGCCGCACCCAGCTTCCGTTGCTCGAAGATTGAAAACACCAAGGTACCCAGCAGGATCAGCATCCACACCAGAAACAGCTTCAAGGTATCCACCTGAGCAACGAACAGCAGTAAGGTCACTACGCCGCCGATGATCATGCCCAGCCCCATCCACGCCCCCAGGACACGGCCGACGGCCAGGCGCATGCCTTGGGGCAGGACAAGGCGGGTTGCCATCATCACCACGATGAGCGTCAGGAAGAAGCCAAACGCGGCCATGAAGGGAATCGGGAAACCGCCCTCGCGGTACAACCAGGCCAGCAGTCGATACACCGGGCCCAATGGCTCCATCTGTTGATAGGTATCGGGGCCCGGCAAATGCAATTGGGCAAAATGCGCAGGCGTCATGGCCATGATGCCAACCCCGATCATCCCTATGATTGCGGCATAGAAACCGCCGGCGCGCCACAATGGCGCCAGCACCCGGGTATTTTCCACATCCTGGGTTTGCGAAAGGCCGAACACCGCGTTGCGCTGTTTGCCCTGGGCGATCACCGGCTTGCCCTCGTGCTCGCAGGCGTCGCCGATCAGCATCACATCCAGGTCCAGGACCAGCAGGATTTCACCTTGGCGTCGTGAGCTGCCGACGAGTTCATAGTCGTCAGGCGATTTGTTGCCGAACAGGTCAATACCCTCGGCCATCACGCGGATCTCACCTGTGGCGTCCTGTAGCCGAAAGTCATTGCAGCGCGCCTCTCCGGACACCCGGCTCCAACTCCAGAGGCCGTCGTCGTCTTTCTTGCCGTCTTCGACAATCCAGACATACCCCACGCATGGCGTGCCATTGACCGGCGACAGCAGGGTCTTGTCAGCAATCACTGTGCCGCGTACCTCCACCAGACCCATCGCCAGCGACCGAATCTGGCTGGTGGCCAGCCGCTGTTCGGTTTTGTAAAAGTTGGGACCAAAGCTCGCCAGCAAGCCGACCAGAATGCCGACTGGAAAAAACAGCGCGATGAAGAGGTTCGGGGCATACACAATCAAACTGATAAAACCCGCGACCAACGCCAGTGCCAGCAGGGTTTTCCACAGCGGTTTTTTCACAACCTCACCGACCTGAGTGGTTTTCATGCCCCGGGCACCTCAAGCTTCACACCCTCGTAGCGGGTTTCTTCAGCACTGATGGCCAACAAGGGAATGCGCTGATAGCTGAGCATTCGCGCAAAGAACAGGTCGGGGAACACCGCGATGGCGATGTTGTAGAGGTTGACCGACTCGTTGAAGAACTCACGTCGGTCGGCAATTCGCTCCTCCACGGCCGAGATGGCCTGCTGCAACTCAACCATGTTCGGTCCTGAGATCAGCGCGGGGTAACTCTCCGCCACCGCAATCACCGACTTGAGGGCCGCATTGAGCTGGTTGGACGCGTCGACCTTGTCGTTAAGGCTGCTGGCGTTGAGGTATTGAGTCCGCGCGTCGCTGAGGCGGGTGAACAGCGCGTTCTCATGGTTCATGGCGGTCTGCACCACGCGCATCAAGTCGGGAATCTGGTCGGCCCGTTGCTTGAGCAGTACGTCGATGTTGGCGAACGCCTTATCCACATCGTTACGCCGCATCACCAGGCCGTTATAGACCCCGACCATCCAGCCGACCAGGCCCACGACAATGATCAGCACGACGATGCCGGCGATTAGCAGTTCTATGTTCATGGTGACGGCGTCCCTGGCTGAGTTATCCACAGGGAAGCATTCTAGGGGTTAGCCTGACTGCGCGCCCGGTAGTAGCCCACAGATTCGACAAGAGGTCGTTGATTCAACGAGACGCTCGCCGTTACTCAGTAAACTCGATGTAGCTGGACTCCCCACCGCCTGTCGCACCCGACAACCATCCCCATACAAACGTCAGCGTGGTGCGCCCGGCATGATCAACGCTTACCGTGCCGCGAGACCAACCGGCGAGGAGTTCACCTTCGGTGGTCAAGCATTGGTAAAGAAGTTCGAGGGTGTTGGGTCCTGTTACGCGCCCGACCTGCTGACCCATGCGTATCCGGCCGCCTTGGTAAGTGCCCGAAATGGCATCTCCTTCCACCTGGTAATGAAATGCCGTCCCTGAGCCGGAAAGCCCTTGAGTGTTGTTCGCGACCGTAAATCGGCGATTGTTCAAGCGCTCGTGGACGCGGGAGGAGGTTTGCATGAAATCGCATCCTATCGTTGGAGCCTGAAGCCCTTGCGGGCCTCCAGGCGCGTGGCGTGTTACTCCACCGTCACCGACTTCGCCAGGTTACGCGGCTGGTCCACGTCGGTGCCCTTGAGCACCGCTACGTAGTACGACAGCAACTGCAGCGGGATGGTGTAGAGGATCGGCGACAGGGTGTCGTGGATGTGCGGCATGTTGATGACGTGGGTGCCTTCACCATTGGTCATACCGGCTTTCTCGTCGGCGAACACGATCAGTT is a window of Pseudomonas antarctica DNA encoding:
- a CDS encoding LemA family protein, whose protein sequence is MNIELLIAGIVVLIIVVGLVGWMVGVYNGLVMRRNDVDKAFANIDVLLKQRADQIPDLMRVVQTAMNHENALFTRLSDARTQYLNASSLNDKVDASNQLNAALKSVIAVAESYPALISGPNMVELQQAISAVEERIADRREFFNESVNLYNIAIAVFPDLFFARMLSYQRIPLLAISAEETRYEGVKLEVPGA